One Simonsiella muelleri ATCC 29453 DNA window includes the following coding sequences:
- the acpS gene encoding holo-ACP synthase, translating into MIYGIGTDILSIKRIEELYKKYGEALPRRVLSRIEELEFTNRFAQQNSTDAVRFIAKRFTAKEAFAKAMGTGVRTPVSLHNISITHSPLGKPEFVFEKELQNWLNKQKIVKIHLSLSDEQRYVTAMVVAESV; encoded by the coding sequence ATGATTTATGGCATTGGTACGGATATTTTGTCCATCAAACGCATTGAAGAATTATACAAAAAATATGGCGAAGCTCTGCCACGTCGTGTGTTGAGTCGAATTGAAGAATTGGAATTTACTAATCGTTTTGCGCAACAAAATAGCACAGATGCGGTTCGTTTTATCGCCAAACGTTTTACAGCAAAAGAAGCCTTTGCTAAAGCCATGGGAACGGGGGTTCGCACGCCCGTCAGTTTGCACAATATCAGCATCACACATTCGCCTTTGGGAAAACCCGAATTTGTCTTTGAAAAAGAATTGCAAAACTGGTTGAACAAACAAAAAATTGTCAAAATTCATTTGAGTTTAAGCGATGAACAACGCTACGTTACCGCGATGGTGGTGGCTGAATCTGTTTAA
- the argH gene encoding argininosuccinate lyase, producing MSHSEIWSGRFNEPVSELVKQYTGSIDFDKRLAHWDIQGSLAHAQMLHESGVLSAQDLAQIQQGMKEIKADIDAGNLKWSLDLEDVHMNIERRLTDKIGDAGKRLHTGRSRNDQVATDIRLWLRDEISTIRILIKELQSALLKLAEKNADTVMPGFTHLQVAQPVSFGHHMLAYVEMLGRDDERMADCRKRVNRMPLGAAALAGTTFPIQRELTAQLLNFEQICQNSLDAVSDRDFAIEFTAAASLLMVHLSRLSEELILWMSPRFGFIDIADRFCTGSSIMPQKKNPDVPELVRGKSGRVIGHLTGLIMLMKSQPLAYNKDNQEDKEPLFDTVDTVINTLRVYADMMRGVTVKPENMRAAVLQGFATATDLADYLVKKGLPFRDSHEVVALAVRHADTQKCDLADLPLDVLRGFSNLIENDVYQILTPEGSLNARNHLGGTAPEQVRYQVARWQKLLAESFSGSLKSNNSLLSESN from the coding sequence ATGAGTCATTCAGAAATATGGTCAGGACGCTTCAACGAACCCGTATCCGAACTCGTTAAACAATACACAGGCAGCATTGATTTTGACAAACGCTTGGCACATTGGGACATTCAAGGCTCGCTGGCACATGCTCAAATGTTGCACGAATCGGGCGTATTATCTGCGCAAGATTTAGCGCAAATTCAACAAGGTATGAAAGAAATCAAAGCCGACATTGATGCAGGCAACCTGAAATGGTCTTTGGATTTAGAAGACGTGCATATGAATATTGAACGCCGCCTAACCGATAAAATCGGCGATGCAGGCAAACGCTTGCACACAGGACGCAGTCGCAACGACCAAGTAGCAACCGATATTCGCTTGTGGTTGCGCGATGAAATCAGCACAATTCGCATTTTAATCAAAGAATTACAATCTGCCTTACTGAAATTGGCGGAGAAAAATGCCGATACTGTCATGCCAGGCTTCACTCATTTGCAAGTCGCTCAACCCGTGAGTTTTGGGCACCATATGCTCGCTTACGTGGAAATGCTCGGGCGCGATGACGAACGCATGGCAGATTGTCGCAAACGAGTGAACCGTATGCCATTGGGCGCGGCGGCTTTGGCTGGCACAACTTTTCCCATTCAGCGCGAATTAACCGCTCAATTATTGAATTTTGAACAAATTTGCCAAAACTCTCTAGACGCAGTTTCCGACCGCGATTTTGCAATTGAGTTTACTGCTGCCGCCAGTTTGTTGATGGTGCATTTGAGTCGTTTGAGTGAAGAATTGATTTTGTGGATGAGTCCGCGTTTTGGTTTTATTGACATTGCTGACCGCTTCTGTACGGGCTCTTCCATTATGCCGCAGAAGAAAAATCCCGATGTACCTGAACTCGTGCGTGGCAAATCGGGACGCGTTATCGGACATCTTACAGGATTGATTATGCTAATGAAATCACAACCGCTGGCGTACAACAAAGACAATCAAGAAGACAAAGAGCCACTATTTGACACGGTAGACACTGTGATTAACACGTTGCGTGTTTACGCTGACATGATGCGCGGGGTTACCGTGAAACCCGAAAATATGCGTGCCGCCGTGTTGCAGGGTTTTGCAACGGCAACCGATTTAGCGGATTATTTAGTGAAAAAAGGCTTACCATTTCGCGATTCGCATGAAGTGGTTGCGCTTGCTGTGCGCCATGCTGACACGCAAAAATGCGATTTGGCAGATTTGCCATTGGACGTGTTGCGTGGCTTTAGCAATTTGATTGAAAACGATGTTTACCAGATTCTTACCCCTGAAGGCAGCCTGAATGCGCGTAACCACTTAGGTGGCACTGCACCCGAACAAGTGCGCTATCAAGTAGCACGTTGGCAAAAATTGTTGGCTGAGTCATTTTCAGGCAGCCTGAAATCAAATAACTCATTGTTATCAGAAAGCAACTGA
- the trxB gene encoding thioredoxin-disulfide reductase, with amino-acid sequence MVQHHKLIILGSGPAGYTAAIYAARANLQPVIITGMAQGGQLMTTTEVDNYPPFPEGMQGPELMEKFLQHAEKFGTQILFDEIHTAQLQQRPFKLIGSMGEYTCDALIVATGASAKYLGLPSEETFAGKGVSACATCDGFFYKKQDVAVVGGGNTAVEEALYLANIANTVTLIHRRDTFRAEKIMIDKLMKRVDEGKIILKLNATVDEILGDSSGVTGARLKNNDGSNEEINVKGVFIAIGHQPNTAIFKGQLDMDATGYLITRGGNDGNAGATNIDGIWAAGDVKDHVYRQAITSAASGCQAALDAERWLDSQV; translated from the coding sequence ATGGTTCAACATCACAAATTAATTATTTTGGGTTCTGGTCCAGCAGGTTACACCGCAGCGATTTATGCTGCCCGCGCCAATTTGCAACCTGTCATCATCACTGGTATGGCACAAGGTGGACAACTCATGACTACGACCGAAGTGGACAACTACCCACCTTTCCCCGAAGGTATGCAAGGTCCAGAATTGATGGAAAAATTTTTGCAACATGCCGAAAAATTCGGTACGCAAATTTTGTTTGACGAAATCCACACCGCTCAATTACAACAACGTCCATTCAAACTGATTGGCAGCATGGGCGAGTACACTTGTGATGCGCTGATTGTGGCAACAGGTGCGTCTGCCAAATATTTGGGTTTGCCTAGCGAAGAAACGTTTGCAGGAAAAGGCGTGTCAGCTTGCGCAACTTGTGATGGATTTTTCTATAAAAAACAAGATGTTGCTGTGGTTGGTGGTGGTAACACAGCTGTAGAAGAAGCCTTGTATTTGGCAAACATCGCCAATACGGTTACGCTGATTCATCGCCGCGACACGTTCCGTGCTGAAAAAATTATGATTGACAAGTTAATGAAACGCGTGGACGAGGGCAAAATTATTTTGAAATTAAATGCGACCGTAGATGAAATTTTGGGTGATTCGTCTGGTGTAACAGGTGCACGTTTAAAGAATAATGACGGTAGCAATGAAGAAATTAACGTCAAAGGTGTGTTCATTGCCATTGGGCATCAGCCCAACACCGCCATTTTCAAAGGACAATTGGACATGGATGCAACGGGCTATCTCATCACGCGTGGCGGCAACGATGGTAACGCTGGCGCAACCAATATTGATGGCATTTGGGCGGCTGGTGATGTGAAAGATCATGTATACCGCCAAGCCATTACCAGTGCAGCTTCAGGCTGCCAAGCGGCTTTGGACGCAGAGCGTTGGTTGGATAGTCAAGTGTAA
- the mqo gene encoding malate dehydrogenase (quinone) — protein MNHQGTKSDVALIGAGIMSGTLGVLLKELSPELKLSIFEQLDAPAQESSHEWHNAGTGHAALCELNYTTEQADGSMDIKRAIAINEKFKLSLQLWAYLVKQGHLKPEEFIRQLPHMSFVHGEKDVQFLKNRHRAMSQHPLFSKMQYSEDREVLAKWFPLMMENRDTNTPIAATRVEAGTDVNFGELTRQLFQSLQKQNVNIHFNHIVKSFQRVGDEWAITINNTATGETFVHHAKTVFIGAGGGSLQLLQKTGIPESHHVGGFPVGGIFLACTNPEIANQHFAKVYGKAALGAPPMSVPHLDTRFIDGKRTLLFGPFAGFSFKFLKNGSPLDLACSVRPHNMVTVAAAGIKNLSLTKYLVEQVQLSKEQRMEELRQFYPNAKSEDWNVVEAGLRVQIIKDTATEKGVLQFGTEVISSADGSVAALLGASPGASTSVQVMLEVLKKCFAHQMTAWQPKLQEMIPSFGKNLSEDPELIKFIETEVHQTLKLHD, from the coding sequence ATGAATCATCAGGGTACAAAATCCGATGTCGCGTTGATTGGCGCAGGCATCATGAGTGGGACTTTAGGCGTGTTATTGAAAGAGCTATCGCCTGAATTGAAACTGTCCATCTTTGAACAGTTAGATGCGCCTGCTCAAGAAAGTTCACATGAATGGCACAACGCAGGTACAGGACACGCCGCTTTATGTGAATTGAATTACACCACCGAACAAGCCGATGGCAGTATGGACATCAAACGTGCTATTGCCATCAATGAAAAATTCAAATTATCTTTGCAATTATGGGCTTACTTGGTAAAACAAGGGCATCTGAAACCCGAAGAATTTATCCGCCAACTTCCCCACATGAGTTTTGTGCATGGCGAAAAAGATGTGCAATTTCTCAAAAATCGCCATCGCGCCATGTCGCAACACCCATTGTTCAGCAAAATGCAATACAGCGAAGACCGTGAAGTTCTCGCCAAATGGTTTCCGTTAATGATGGAAAATCGCGACACCAATACACCCATCGCCGCCACTCGCGTGGAAGCTGGTACTGACGTGAATTTTGGTGAATTAACTCGCCAATTATTCCAATCTTTACAAAAACAAAATGTCAATATTCATTTTAATCATATTGTTAAATCGTTCCAACGTGTAGGCGATGAATGGGCAATTACCATCAACAACACCGCCACTGGCGAAACATTTGTGCATCACGCCAAAACCGTATTTATTGGTGCAGGTGGTGGCAGTTTGCAGTTATTGCAAAAAACAGGCATTCCTGAAAGCCATCATGTAGGCGGTTTCCCTGTGGGCGGTATTTTCTTGGCGTGTACCAACCCTGAAATTGCCAATCAACATTTCGCTAAAGTATATGGCAAAGCCGCATTGGGTGCGCCGCCGATGTCTGTCCCACATTTGGATACACGTTTTATTGATGGCAAACGCACATTATTATTTGGTCCATTCGCTGGTTTTTCGTTTAAATTTTTGAAAAATGGTTCACCATTGGATTTGGCGTGTTCGGTTCGTCCACACAATATGGTTACGGTGGCGGCAGCTGGTATCAAAAATTTAAGCTTAACCAAATACTTGGTTGAACAAGTCCAATTAAGCAAAGAACAACGCATGGAAGAATTGCGCCAATTCTATCCTAATGCCAAAAGCGAAGATTGGAACGTGGTGGAAGCGGGTTTGCGCGTACAAATCATCAAAGATACCGCCACGGAAAAAGGCGTGTTGCAATTTGGCACAGAAGTGATTAGTTCGGCTGATGGCTCGGTGGCTGCATTGTTGGGTGCATCGCCAGGTGCGTCCACTTCAGTACAAGTGATGTTGGAAGTTTTGAAAAAATGTTTCGCCCATCAAATGACCGCATGGCAACCCAAATTACAAGAAATGATTCCATCATTCGGAAAAAACTTATCAGAAGATCCTGAATTGATTAAATTTATTGAAACTGAAGTGCATCAAACATTGAAATTACACGATTAA
- a CDS encoding aspartate kinase, whose protein sequence is MALIVQKYGGTSVGSAERIKNVAKRVKKARDEGHDVVVVVSAMSGETNRLVALAHEMQEFPDPRELDVVLATGEQVTIGLLAMALKNIGVDAKSYTGWQVAVKTDTAHTKARIEEIDGDKMLADLKAGRVVIVAGFQGISSAGDIATLGRGGSDTSAVALAAVLKADECQIYTDVDGVYTTDPRVVPEAKRMDTITFEEMLELASLGSKVLQIRSVEFAGKYKVRLRVLSSLEEGGNGTLITFEEDQNMEKVVVSGVAFDKNQARINVRGVPDKPGIAYQILGAVADANVEVDMIIQNVGCEGTTDFSFTVPRGDCKPTLELLNNLKNTIGATEVSGDDTVCKVSIVGLGMRSHVGVAAQMFRALAAEGINIQMISTSEIKVSVLIDEKYMELATRVLHKEFGLDK, encoded by the coding sequence ATGGCATTGATTGTACAAAAATACGGTGGCACATCTGTGGGTTCGGCTGAACGCATCAAAAATGTTGCCAAACGTGTGAAAAAAGCGCGTGATGAAGGTCATGATGTGGTGGTGGTCGTGTCTGCCATGAGCGGTGAAACCAATCGTTTGGTGGCGTTGGCACATGAAATGCAGGAATTCCCTGACCCACGCGAATTGGACGTGGTGTTGGCAACTGGCGAGCAAGTTACGATTGGTTTGTTGGCGATGGCGTTGAAAAATATCGGTGTGGACGCAAAAAGCTACACTGGTTGGCAGGTTGCTGTGAAAACCGATACCGCACACACCAAAGCGCGTATTGAGGAAATTGATGGCGACAAAATGCTAGCGGATTTGAAAGCTGGGCGCGTGGTTATTGTGGCAGGTTTCCAAGGCATCAGTAGCGCGGGCGACATTGCGACTTTGGGACGTGGCGGGTCGGATACTTCAGCAGTAGCATTGGCGGCAGTTTTGAAAGCAGATGAATGCCAAATTTACACAGACGTAGACGGTGTGTACACAACTGACCCACGTGTTGTCCCCGAAGCCAAACGCATGGACACCATCACATTTGAAGAAATGTTGGAATTAGCCAGTTTGGGCAGCAAAGTTTTGCAAATTCGTTCGGTGGAATTTGCTGGTAAATACAAAGTCCGTTTGCGCGTCTTGAGCAGCTTAGAAGAGGGCGGTAACGGTACATTAATCACTTTTGAGGAAGACCAAAATATGGAAAAAGTAGTTGTCTCAGGCGTTGCATTTGATAAAAACCAAGCGCGTATCAATGTGCGTGGTGTACCCGATAAACCTGGAATTGCTTATCAGATTTTGGGCGCGGTGGCAGATGCTAACGTGGAAGTGGACATGATTATCCAAAATGTTGGTTGCGAAGGCACAACCGATTTTTCGTTCACTGTACCGCGTGGCGATTGCAAACCTACTTTGGAGTTGTTGAATAATTTGAAAAATACCATCGGTGCGACTGAAGTCAGTGGCGATGATACGGTGTGTAAAGTATCTATTGTGGGTTTGGGTATGCGTTCACACGTTGGCGTGGCGGCGCAAATGTTCCGCGCACTGGCGGCAGAGGGCATCAATATTCAGATGATTTCCACTTCTGAAATTAAAGTATCTGTTTTAATTGATGAAAAATACATGGAATTGGCAACACGCGTATTACACAAAGAATTTGGTTTGGATAAATAA
- a CDS encoding multifunctional CCA addition/repair protein → MKVYLVGGAVRDALLGLDVKDRDWVVVGAEAADLLAQGFRAVGQDFPVFLHPTTHEEYALARTERKISKGYTGFQFYADKSVTLEQDLLRRDLTINAMAQDEHGNIIDPFGGQSDLQNKILRHVSAAFAEDPVRILRIARFAARYGFTVAPETMQLMCDMVANGEVDALVAERVWQEFAKGLMEKNPRKMIEILRECGALRVLLPEVDALFGVPQRADFHPEICSGEHTLLVLQRAADLGFGLPERYAALLHDLGKALTPIDILPKHIGHDMRGVKLVRAVNVRWRVPKACGELAELVCKFHIRLHQIGQAKRAEAALKVLKETDAFRRPERFQAALNVCLADTQGRLGRENAAYPQREHWLAVLAAAQHVDARAIAQQFSGCPEKIAEQIDMARKNQIAPIQQAFYQQNQHQAA, encoded by the coding sequence ATGAAAGTTTATTTAGTGGGTGGTGCGGTGCGTGATGCGCTGCTGGGTTTGGACGTGAAAGACCGTGATTGGGTTGTCGTGGGGGCGGAAGCAGCGGATTTGTTGGCGCAGGGCTTTCGGGCTGTTGGTCAGGATTTTCCTGTATTTTTGCACCCGACAACGCACGAAGAATACGCACTGGCGCGTACCGAACGCAAAATAAGTAAAGGTTACACGGGGTTTCAATTTTATGCAGATAAATCCGTTACTTTGGAACAAGATTTGTTGCGCCGCGACTTAACCATCAACGCAATGGCGCAAGACGAACACGGCAACATCATTGACCCATTTGGTGGACAATCTGATTTACAAAACAAAATATTACGCCATGTTTCAGCAGCATTTGCGGAAGACCCCGTGCGGATTTTGCGCATTGCGCGATTTGCGGCGCGATATGGTTTCACGGTTGCGCCCGAAACCATGCAGCTGATGTGCGATATGGTGGCAAATGGTGAAGTTGATGCGTTGGTGGCGGAGCGTGTGTGGCAGGAATTTGCCAAAGGTTTGATGGAGAAAAATCCACGCAAAATGATTGAAATTTTGCGAGAATGTGGTGCGTTGCGTGTGTTGCTGCCTGAAGTAGACGCGCTGTTTGGTGTGCCACAACGAGCAGATTTTCACCCTGAAATTTGTTCGGGGGAGCATACTTTGCTGGTGTTGCAGCGTGCGGCGGATTTGGGTTTTGGGCTGCCTGAACGGTATGCGGCTTTGCTGCATGATTTGGGTAAGGCATTGACCCCTATTGATATTTTACCTAAGCATATTGGACACGATATGCGTGGGGTGAAGTTGGTTCGGGCGGTAAATGTGCGTTGGCGTGTGCCAAAAGCGTGCGGGGAGTTGGCAGAATTGGTATGCAAATTTCATATTCGTTTGCATCAAATTGGACAGGCGAAAAGGGCAGAAGCAGCGTTAAAAGTATTGAAAGAAACGGACGCTTTTCGTCGCCCTGAGCGTTTTCAGGCTGCCTTAAATGTGTGTTTAGCGGACACTCAAGGACGTTTAGGACGTGAAAATGCAGCTTATCCACAACGTGAGCATTGGTTGGCGGTATTGGCGGCGGCGCAACATGTGGATGCGCGTGCGATTGCCCAACAATTTTCAGGCTGCCCTGAAAAAATTGCTGAACAAATTGATATGGCGAGAAAAAATCAAATTGCCCCTATTCAACAAGCGTTTTATCAGCAAAATCAACATCAGGCAGCCTGA
- a CDS encoding FABP family protein — protein MNMKPYTYPEDIYTEGDADFDTIKNLGPLAPLAGIWQSDAGMDTSPKADGAEDSPYIERIEMHPIDAQSNGPQMYYGLRYHIHIVEPDSDETFHDQVGYWLWEPITGNLIQTLSIPRGLTAMAVGNADANAKTFTVTARRGSDTNGISSNPFLESNFKTESYTITITIHDDGTWSYHQTTVMQVTGYDKPFEHTDFNTLHKIGEPTLNPTALAAQRDA, from the coding sequence ATGAATATGAAACCCTACACCTATCCCGAAGACATCTACACCGAAGGCGATGCTGATTTTGACACAATCAAAAATTTGGGCCCACTCGCACCATTAGCAGGCATTTGGCAAAGCGATGCAGGCATGGACACCAGCCCCAAAGCCGATGGTGCAGAAGATTCGCCTTATATTGAACGCATTGAAATGCATCCAATTGATGCACAATCCAACGGTCCACAAATGTATTATGGCTTGCGCTACCACATTCACATCGTTGAACCCGATAGCGATGAAACTTTCCACGACCAAGTCGGCTACTGGTTATGGGAACCCATTACAGGCAACCTGATTCAAACGCTTTCCATTCCGCGTGGCTTGACTGCAATGGCGGTGGGCAATGCCGATGCCAATGCCAAAACCTTTACGGTTACCGCACGGCGCGGCTCCGACACCAACGGCATTTCGTCTAATCCATTTTTGGAAAGTAATTTTAAAACAGAAAGCTATACTATTACCATTACGATTCACGATGATGGCACTTGGTCATATCATCAAACCACCGTCATGCAGGTAACAGGTTACGACAAACCATTTGAACACACCGATTTCAACACATTACACAAAATCGGTGAACCCACACTCAATCCCACCGCCTTAGCCGCACAACGTGATGCGTGA
- a CDS encoding DNA translocase FtsK, with the protein MWIFLLILVLVGVLAAMLWYYHQQESVWQDELRGIHTPRNTSSAPVEKTKSTKIQPESIPEKKSTPKDTPVTPNTSTGSLNAPEIHENAITFSLESTLPESTPITAQPKTQIIIDTTESLPELRYDESTPPVESQKTQPIEKIEKNEKEPTNKSSITQLKNTPPAFNNIEEVNPFFAKQPVAKIEDYQSPVPAEQLNSFAFELIDDEPLPVITLEEATRNLQKYYEDDEKPNEIPNNEMTDSNDAHVIPETEIQAAIESKEKKDKIATIDAPAENVPLPLSQPDPDLEVITLADAMRAWQDDEPSISTMQPENDIFPKEELTYEDAINAMAQRERNAQHVPFPSPKPLPADTETISEDEIRESLLRQRLARRQQLLAEAPVHSILRNTIPEEEALANLARIDANAPAARRRRQKTSVPTRADQLINPNVAQDTPVILPPAQPRSVVTTPAYIRAKNTTQHAITHTQPRITRLPQTAPIAQTTPIAMMEPLAVPPLQIPAIVEQDIHFPPPAIVRHEHFQAASPVAYQPTPHDYTQPIHYEHQQAYYPAYKTYDETQPDNIELLDNPPAYPLPTTDLLLPAEHDISAVPSEQQLLDNGIIIEEKLAEYRVKVKVIDSYAGPVITRYEIEPDTGVRGNSVLNLEKDLARGLGMASIRVVETIPGKNCMGIELPNPKRQIIRISEIFAAPEFTQSRSKLTLALGQDITGKPVVTDLAKAPHLLVAGTTGSGKSVGVNSMILSLLFKATPEDVRLIMIDPKMLELSVYEGIPHLLSPVITDMKYAANALNWCVNEMEKRYRLMSHLGVRNLAGYNAKIAESYALNAPFTNPFSLNPDEPEPLEKLPSIVVVVDEFADLMMTAGKKIEELIARLAQKARAAGIHLILATQRPSVDVITGLIKANIPTRIAFQVSSKVDSRTILDQMGAENLLGQGDMLFLPPGTGYPQRVHGAFVADSEVHDIVQYLKQFGEPQYVEDILTGGRELSGSLNFNGGSGERDALFDEAVATLLRTQKPTISSLQRYLRIGYNKAATLFDQMEAEGIVSPADSSGKRTILVNPNNVSDQ; encoded by the coding sequence ATGTGGATTTTTCTGTTAATTTTGGTGTTGGTGGGTGTGCTGGCGGCAATGCTTTGGTATTACCATCAACAAGAAAGCGTTTGGCAAGACGAATTGCGCGGTATTCACACGCCACGCAACACGTCAAGTGCGCCTGTTGAAAAAACAAAATCCACTAAAATACAACCCGAATCCATTCCTGAAAAAAAATCTACCCCAAAAGACACTCCTGTAACGCCTAACACATCTACAGGCAGCCTGAACGCACCCGAAATCCACGAAAATGCCATCACATTTTCACTAGAATCCACATTGCCCGAATCCACCCCCATTACAGCTCAACCGAAAACCCAAATCATTATTGATACAACAGAATCATTACCCGAATTACGTTACGATGAATCCACGCCACCAGTTGAGTCGCAAAAAACACAACCTATTGAAAAAATAGAAAAAAATGAGAAAGAGCCAACCAATAAATCCTCTATTACACAACTGAAAAACACACCGCCCGCATTCAACAATATTGAAGAAGTGAATCCTTTTTTTGCCAAACAACCTGTTGCAAAAATTGAAGACTATCAATCTCCTGTACCAGCTGAACAACTCAATAGTTTCGCATTTGAATTGATTGATGATGAACCCCTGCCCGTCATCACATTGGAAGAGGCCACACGAAATCTACAAAAATATTACGAAGATGACGAAAAACCCAATGAAATACCCAACAATGAAATGACCGATTCTAATGATGCCCATGTTATTCCCGAAACCGAGATTCAGGCAGCCATTGAATCCAAAGAAAAGAAAGATAAAATCGCCACCATTGATGCACCTGCAGAAAATGTGCCACTTCCATTGAGTCAGCCTGATCCCGATTTGGAAGTGATTACGCTTGCCGATGCCATGCGTGCTTGGCAAGATGATGAACCCAGCATCTCCACCATGCAGCCTGAAAACGATATTTTCCCCAAAGAAGAACTTACTTACGAAGATGCCATCAACGCTATGGCTCAACGTGAACGTAATGCTCAACACGTTCCGTTCCCTAGCCCCAAACCTCTGCCCGCCGACACCGAAACCATTAGCGAAGATGAAATTCGTGAAAGTTTGTTGCGCCAGCGTTTGGCACGTCGCCAGCAATTGTTGGCAGAGGCACCTGTTCACAGCATTTTGCGAAACACCATTCCCGAAGAAGAAGCTTTGGCAAATTTAGCGCGAATAGATGCTAATGCGCCTGCTGCGCGTCGTCGCCGCCAAAAAACGTCCGTACCCACTCGCGCCGACCAACTCATTAACCCAAATGTCGCACAAGATACGCCCGTGATTTTACCACCAGCACAACCGCGCTCTGTGGTTACCACGCCTGCGTATATTCGTGCCAAAAATACAACACAACACGCTATTACCCACACACAACCACGCATTACACGTTTACCACAAACTGCACCAATAGCCCAAACCACACCCATAGCAATGATGGAACCATTGGCCGTGCCGCCGCTGCAAATCCCTGCGATTGTGGAACAAGACATCCATTTCCCACCACCTGCGATTGTGCGGCACGAACATTTTCAGGCTGCCTCGCCTGTTGCGTACCAACCTACGCCACATGATTACACGCAACCTATTCATTATGAACATCAACAAGCGTATTACCCAGCTTACAAAACTTATGATGAAACACAACCTGACAACATTGAATTACTAGATAATCCGCCAGCTTATCCTTTGCCAACAACGGATTTATTATTGCCAGCCGAACACGATATTTCTGCTGTGCCAAGTGAGCAACAATTATTGGATAACGGCATCATTATTGAAGAAAAATTAGCGGAATACCGTGTTAAAGTAAAAGTTATTGATTCGTATGCAGGTCCTGTGATTACACGTTACGAGATTGAACCCGACACGGGTGTGCGTGGTAACTCCGTCTTAAATTTGGAAAAAGATTTAGCGCGTGGTTTAGGCATGGCTTCCATTCGTGTGGTAGAGACCATTCCAGGAAAAAACTGCATGGGCATTGAATTGCCTAACCCTAAACGCCAAATCATTCGAATCAGCGAAATTTTTGCAGCACCAGAATTCACACAAAGTCGATCCAAACTCACACTGGCACTCGGTCAAGACATTACAGGCAAACCAGTCGTTACCGATTTAGCCAAAGCACCACATTTATTGGTTGCAGGAACAACGGGTTCTGGTAAATCAGTTGGCGTGAACAGCATGATTTTGTCTCTGCTGTTCAAAGCCACACCTGAAGACGTGCGCTTAATCATGATTGACCCCAAAATGTTAGAATTGTCGGTGTACGAAGGCATTCCACACTTGCTCTCCCCCGTGATTACCGACATGAAATATGCCGCTAATGCCTTAAATTGGTGTGTCAACGAAATGGAAAAACGCTATCGTTTGATGTCGCATTTGGGCGTACGTAATTTAGCTGGCTACAACGCCAAAATTGCCGAAAGTTATGCACTCAATGCACCTTTTACCAACCCATTTAGCTTAAATCCAGATGAACCCGAACCATTGGAAAAATTGCCATCTATTGTGGTGGTGGTTGATGAATTCGCCGATTTGATGATGACGGCTGGTAAGAAAATTGAAGAGTTGATTGCTCGCTTGGCACAAAAAGCACGCGCGGCGGGTATCCACTTGATTTTGGCGACACAACGCCCCAGTGTGGACGTGATTACAGGTTTAATCAAGGCCAATATCCCCACTCGCATCGCATTTCAAGTGTCCAGCAAGGTTGATAGCCGCACCATTTTAGATCAAATGGGCGCAGAAAATCTGCTCGGTCAAGGCGATATGTTGTTCTTGCCCCCAGGTACAGGCTACCCACAACGTGTACACGGCGCATTTGTTGCAGATAGTGAAGTACATGATATCGTTCAATATTTAAAACAATTTGGCGAACCACAATATGTGGAAGATATTTTGACAGGTGGACGCGAACTTTCAGGCAGCCTGAATTTCAATGGCGGAAGTGGCGAACGCGATGCCTTGTTTGATGAAGCCGTGGCAACTTTATTGCGGACGCAAAAACCGACTATTTCATCATTACAACGTTATTTGCGAATTGGCTACAACAAAGCCGCGACATTATTTGACCAAATGGAAGCTGAAGGCATTGTTTCACCAGCAGATTCTTCAGGAAAACGCACCATTTTGGTCAACCCGAATAATGTTTCCGACCAGTAA